CCTGCTTCGGCTTTCTCACGCGCGCCGTCAACATTGTCCAGGATCCATTTGATCTTGGTGCCCGAAAAGTAGGTGGCAAGCGGCAGGCCCACCTTGTCCTTGAAGCGGTCCGCTCCGCCGTCCCTGGCCAGCTCATCCACGATGTCCTGGGTGCGGGTGTCCTGCCAGACAATGGCGTTGTAGACGGCCTGGCCGGTGGTTTTGTCCCACACCACGGCGGTTTCACGCTGGTTGGTGATTCCGACGGCGGCGATATCGTGCCGTGTCAGGTTCGCCTTGGAGAGGGCGGAGGCGATGACCTCGCGGGTGTTGTTCCAGATTTCGGCGGGCTTGTGCTCCACCCACCCGGCCTTCGGGAAGATCTGTTCATGCTCCATCTGCCCGGAGGAGACGATGGCGCCGCTGTGGTCGAAGATGATGGCGCGCGTGCTGGTGGTGCCCTGGTCAATGGCGATTACGTACTGGTTCATGATGACGTCCTTGTCTTTAACGGTACTTTTGGGTCGATGGCTGGACTAAGTGGTCAGGCAGCTGCTGAGGCGATGATTGGAAGCAGCCGGGCGACGAGTCCGCCCAGGGCGCCGCCGACGAGCGGGCCCACAACCGGGATCCATGAGTAGCCCCAGTCGCTGGAGCCCTTGCCCTTGATGGGGAGCAGGGCGTGGGCGATGCGCGGGCCGAGGTCACGGGCGGGGTTGATGGCGTAGCCGGTGGGGCCGCCCAGGGAGACGCCGATGCCGACGACGAGGAGGGCCACAGCGAGCGGCCCGAGGCCGGACGGGGTTCCGCCGAAGGCGAGGATGACGAACACCAGGACAAAGGTGCCGATGATCTCGGTCACCAGGTTCCAGGAACTAGTACGGATCGCAGGGCCGGTGGAGAAAACTGCAAGCTTGCTGGCGGCTTCCTCTTCGGCGTCGAAATGCTGCTTGTAGGCGAGCCAGCAGACGACGGCACCAAGGAACGCACCCAGCATTTCCCCACCGAGATAGGTCAGCGTGGACGCGAAATCAACGGGAACGTCCGGCGCATATTCCTTATTTCCCTTAGCCAGGAAACCAAGCGTCACGGCGGGGTTCAGGTGTGATCCCGACTTCGCGGCCACATAGACACCCGCGAAGACAGCGATACCCCATCCCCAAGTAACCATCAGGAACCCGCCGCTGTTGCCTTTCGTGCCCCGCAGGGCGACGTTGGCCACAACGCCGCAACCCAGCAGGGTGAGCATCGCCGTTCCGAATACTTCGGAAAGGAAAACAATTCCAAGAGACATCTTTGACTCTCCTTATTTTCTGTTGTCAGTCCTTCGCGGGTTGAAGGACTGTTTGCCGGGGCAGGTTAGCGCCCCGGCCGCCAGCCGGGCCTAGGCGACCAGGCTGTTGATCTCTACGCGGTGGAACCGCTGCAGGACTTCCTGCGCGTGCCGGATTTCTGCGGCACGCGCCGTGGCGTCCCAGGCCAGTGGCACAGCGAGAACCTCTGCCACCTCGTTGAGCAGTTCGCCTGTGACGAGGCCCCGGAAGGCCAGGGACGTCCGGCGGATAAGGACATCTACAAGGTGTCCCACTTGTTCGTGGACTGCCATGAACTCAAGTTCGCGCACGCTCAGTTCCCGGGTGGAGTGCAACACGTGGTCAGGTCCGGCATCCAGGTAGGCCATCACGGCCTCCGCCCGCGTCCCGTAGCGGGTCAGCAAACCGGCGGTCCGGTCCGCGTCCCGGCCTGGAGCCATGTGCTGCTTGATCCACTTCTGGACCCCGGCCTCGTCGGCCGGGAAGCCTGCGCCGCCACCGATGGGTAGTTGCGCCGTGGACACCTTGCGCTGCACGCCGAGCTCGGCGAGGACGTCGTTGGTCAGGTGCTCGGCCAGGGCGCGGAAGGTGGTCCATTTGCCGCCCACCAGGCTGAGCACGACGGCGCCCGGACCGGATGCGGCGCTGCCCGGTCCGCGGCGCTCAATCCGGTAGTCCCGGGAAACGAAACCGGGGTGGGTCGCATCGTGCCGGGGCAGAGGCCGGACGCCAGAGAAAGTGTAAACGATCTGGTCACGGCTGACGGGGATGTCCGGGAACACGTGGCCGATCAGTTCGAAGAAGTAGTCGATTTCCTCGTCGGTGCAGACGGCGTCCTGGCCCATCTCCGCGTCCACGTCGGTGGTCCCTACGAGGACGCGGTCTCCCATGGGATAAATGAGGACGATCCGCCCGTCCGTGTGTTCGAAGAAAATCTCACGTCCGCGGCAGGCGTCAAGCAGCCCTGGGTGGTCCAGCACAACGTGCGAACCCTTGGTGCCGCCCATAAAGGCGGAGGCGGTTCCCATCGCCTCATTGGTGAGATCCACCCAGGCGCCCGTGGTGTTAACGATGACATCCGCGGTGAAGTCGAACTCCTCACCGGTCAGCTCATCACGCAGCCGCACCGTGCTGCCTTTGCCAGTGCCGCGGTTGGGCTGGCCGGTCATGGATTTCAGCGAAAGGTAGTTGCTGGCCCGGGCGGTGCTGCCCTGGGTATTGGCGGCGCCGGGCACCTGCCCTGCTTTTTCGCCGTCCTGCAGGACGTCGAGGGTGAGCCGCTCCGGGTTGTGGACGGAGGCGTCGAAATACGTGGCCGCGTATTTGATGTCCGGGCGCAGGCCGGGCAGTTCAGCCAGGGCGCGTTTGCGGCCCGTGAACCGGTGCCGCGGCACGGCTCCTCCGTTGCGTGAGAAGGAGTCGTAGAGGCTGAGGCCAAGCTTGATGAGGAAGGCGCCGCGTTCCTTGGGCTTGCCCTGCTGTTTGTGGGTAAGGAACCGCAGCGGAGCGGCGAGGATACCGGAGAAGGTGCTGAAAATGGGGATGGTGGTCTGCAGCGGCTTGACGTAGTGCGGGGCGATCCGAAGCAGCCGGTTGCGCTCCACTACCGATTCCCGGACCAGCCTGAACTCGCCGTTTTCGAGGTACCTGATGCCGCCATGGATCATGTGCGAGGACGCTCCGCTGGCTCCCTGGCAGTAGTCCCCCCGCTCAACGAGTGCCACGTCCACTCCCTGCAGGGCGAGGTCCCGGAAGGTTCCGACGCCGTTGATTCCGCCGCCGACCACCAGCACCTTTGCGTGGGGGCGCCGCCTCAAGTTGTGTACTGATGCGCGTTCACGGACGGGCTTCGGCGCGGCTGGATGGGCAGGTGAATCCTTGGGTCCCAAAACGACTCCCTTGGGGCTTTGTGTGGCGCGGCCACCTTCAGGTGCGCCGCCGTTCTCATCTATTGTTTGGAGTAATGGAAAATGGAGTCAAGCACTATGCACAAACGTGCAGAGCGGAGTTCGCGTGGACCCTTCCCGGCATGCTGAAGCCCTTCGGGCTGCACAGATGTATTACCTGCAGGACCTTACGATGGACGCTATTGCCCGCGAACTCCGGACCTCGCGGTCAACGGTTTCACGGTTGTTGTCCTCGGCCCGGGACTCGGGCCTGGTCCAAGTCCAGATCCGCAACCCGCTGGACACCGCCCCGGAGCTGGAAGGCCTGATCCGCCGCCGGTACGGGGTTGACGTCCACGTTGTTCCGGTGGTGGAAACCCTCAACGAGGCCGAAACCCTGGACCGCGTGGCCATGCAGGCGGCGCGAACCATCGGGCCCCTGGTGGATTCCAACGCGATTATCGGCGTGGCCTGGGGCTCCACGCTCAGCGCCGTCAGCCGGCACCTGACCAGGAAAATTACGCACGACAGTGTAATTGTGCAGCTGAATGGCGCCGGCAACATGCACACAACAGGCATCACCTACGCGAGCGACATCATGCGCCGCTTCGGCAACGCCTACGGAGCACGGGTGGAACAGTTCCCGGTTCCCGCCTTCTTTGACCACGCCGCCACCAAGACCGCGATGTGGAATGAACGCAGCGTGCAGCGGATCCTCGTACTTCAGTCCAAGATGAGCATCGCGATCTTTGGTGTCGGCTCAGTGGACGCCGACTACCCGAGCCATGTCTACGCCGGCGGTTACCTGGACGAGAACGACCTCAGCATCCTGGCTAATTCCGACGTGGTGGGCGACGTGGCCACCGTTTTCTTCCGCAGCGACGGTTCATCGGACGGCATCGTCCTGAACGAGCGGTCCACCGGACCGGCCCTGTCAGAACTCCGGCAGGTCCGTCGCAGGATCTGCGTAGTTTCAGGGGTCTCCAAAATCAACGGCCTCAAAGGCGCCCTTGCGGCCGGCCTGGCGACAGACCTGATCCTCGACGAGGCCACCGCGCGCCGCCTGGTGGGCCTGGAAGGCATCACGGGTTCGAATAGGTAGAGTCAAGGTTATGAGGACCTCACCCCGGCTCAGCCTGAACAACGGTGTGCTGATCGACCAGCTGGGCTTTGGCCTGTACAAGGTGCCGCCGTCGGACGCAGCCGGACTCGTGGCCATGGCCCTCGATGCCGGCTACCGGCATTTTGATACCGCGGCCATGTACGGCAACGAGTCGGGTGTTGCCCGCGGCATCAGCTCCCAGCTCGGTAGTCCGGCAGGCAGCGGCGGCTCTGGGGAACTCTTCCCGGCACCCGCCAGGGAAGACCTTTTCGTCACCACGAAGGTGTGGAACGACCACCACGGCTACGACGCGACCCTCCGGGCATTCGATGACTCGATGGTCAACCTCGGCCTGGACTACGTGGACATGTACCTCATCCACTGGCCCTGCCCCCGGCGCGGACTGTTCCAGGAAACTTACCGGGCCCTTGAGACGCTCTACCGGGAGGGAAAGGTCCGGGCCATTGGTGTCAGCAACTTCCAGCCTGCGCATCTTGACCGGCTGCTGCAGACAGCCGAAGTAACACCGGCCGTCAACCAGATCGAGCTGCACCCCTGGCTTCAGCAGCATGAGCTCCGCAAGATTCACGATGACCTGGGCATCCGGACCGAAGCGTGGAGCCCCCTGGGCCGCGGACGCGTGCTTGCCGACCCCGTCATCCAGGCGTGCGCCGCCGAACACGGCAGGACGCCTGCCCAGGTCATCCTCCGCTGGCACGTACAGCTCGGGAACATCGCCATCCCCAAAGCCAGCTCCGAGGCACGGATCCGGGAGAACCTGGACGTCTTCCACTTTGAGCTTTCGGCCCGGGATATGGATGCGCTCGCGGGCCTCGACCGGGGCGAGCGCACCGGCTCCCATCCGGACAACGTCAATTAGGACCTGCATGAAAACAACCCATTCGGGGCAGCCGCCCGCGCCCTCCTTCTTCAGCCCTGACCTGCCCGGACGCACCCATGCCTCTTCCCTGCAGCTCGCCGGCGGGAAGGTGGCCTTCTGGACCTATGAACCTGTCCAGGAAACACCGGAAACAAGGACCATCCTGGTGATCCACGGGTTCCGCGGCGACCATCACGGACTGCTGCGCGTGGCCGACCGGCTTCCCGAAATGCGCATCATCATGCCGGACCTGCCGGGTTTCGGCAGCTCAGAGGCGTTCCGATCCGGCGGCCACACGGTGCCCGGCTACGGGGCGTTCATCACGGACTTCATGAGTACCCTGGGCCTGGGACCGGACACGGTTCTCCTGGGGCACTCTTTCGGGTCCATCCTCGCCGCGCACTTCGTGGCCGCCCAACCCGCCGCCGTGCATCCCCTGATCCTTATCAATCCCATTGCCGCGCCGGCCCTCGAAGGTCCCAAAGGCATCATGACCAGGCTGGCGGTGCTGTACTACAAACTTGCCGCCCGGCTTCCCGGCCCGTTGGGGCAGGCACTCCTGCGAAGCCCGTTGATTGTCCGTGTGATGAGCGAGACCATGGCCAAGACAACCGACCGGGAGCTGCGGCGCTTTATCCACGGCCAGCACCACGCGTACTTCAGCGCATTCGCCAGCAGGGACAGCCTCCTCGAATCGTTCACAGCCTCCGTCAGCAGCCACGTGGCCGAGGTGGCCGGCCGGTTGCGCCTTCCGGTGCTGCTGGTTGCCGGCGAAAAGGACGAAATCGCCAACCTGCCCGACCAGCACCGGCTTCTCGAGCTGCTGCCCGACGGCGAACTCAAGGTCATTCCGGGCGTTGGCCATCTGATCCACTACGAGACGCCGGAGCCCGCCGCCCGATATATCCGCAGCTTCCTGAAGGACCATCCCGCGTGAAGATAGTCATTGATGCCCGTTTCACCAGGACCGACCACCATGACGGCATCAGCCGCTATGGAACGAGCCTGATCGAGGCCACCGCGAAGATCGCAGATGTTTCCATGCTGGTTTCGGACCTCCGGCAGCTCGCCCTGCTGCCCGATGTTCCATATACGCTGATCAACAGTCCCCTCTCCCCCATGGAACTGTTTGTTGCGCGCAAAGTGAACCGGTTGGGCGCAGACGTGGTGGTCTGCCCTATGCAGACAATGGGCAGCTGGGGCCGGAAATACGGACTGGTCCTGACGCTGCACGACCTCATCTATTACGAGCACACTGCGCCGCCAGGATTCCTGCCCGCCCCGGTCCGCCTGCTGTGGCGGCTGTACCACAAGGCTTTCTGGCCGCAGCGGCTCCTCCTCAACCGGGCGGACGCGGTGGCAACCGTCAGCAGGACAACGGAGGCGCTGATGGCCAAGTACCGGCTGACGCGGCGGCCCGTAAGGATCATCGGCAACGCTCCCCAGCCAGCCGCAGAACCGCGGACACCGGAGGCCGGCGCCGAACCTTCACTCGTCTACATGGGGTCCTTTATGCCCTACAAGAATGTGGAAACCATGGTGGCGGGGATGGCTTCGCTCCCCGGCTACACGCTTCACCTGCTGAGCAGGATCACTCCTCAGCGCCGCGCAGAGCTGGAAAAGCTCGTCCCGCCCGGAGCCCATGTGGTGTTCCACAACGGGGTCACGGACGAGGAGTACGCAACCTTCCTGAAAACGGCGACGGCGCTGGTGAGCCTCTCCCGGGCCGAAGGTTACGGCCTGCCGCTCGTTGAAGCCATGGCGCTGGGCACCCCCGTCATTGCCAGTGACATCCCCATTTTCCGGGAAGTGGGCGGTGATTGCGCCAGCTACGTTGATCCGGCCTCGCCCGAACAGTTCGCCGCTGCTGTGACGAAGCTCAAGGACCGGGAACGGTGGGAGGAAGCCTCGCGGCGCTCCCTGGCCCGTGCCCGCGAGTTCACCTGGGACGAATCGGCCCGCCAACTGGTGGACGTGGCACACGACATCATCGCCCGGCGCCGGAGCTAACGGGGCCGCGACAGGATTCAACTGTGGCGCAAGCTAGAGTACGTCCACGCCGTCAAGGCGAAGCTGGACGGGCTCCGCGCTCCGCTTTGCGGCGGTCGCAGCCCGGGTTGCGCGCAGGACCCGGGTTACGGCCGCTGCCTGGGCGTACGGGAAAAACAGGAGGGTCCGGACATCCTCTTCGACCCGGCGCCCTGAGGGCGGTCCGTTAAGGACTACCGGGGCCGGCCCCGCGCTGCGCAGGCTGATCCCGGCCGGTTCCAGTTGGGCTGCCACTGCGGCCGTAAAGTGTTCGACGGCGGCCCGGGGGCCGGTGACCGACGCAATCCGCACCGCGGGCGGCAACTGCAGTTCCACCCGCAAAGACAGCTCCCGCCGGGCGTAACCGGCAGGGTCCCACCGCAGCAGGGCACCCACGGCGGACGTCTCGGATGCCGTGATGACGACGAGTCCGTCCTCGGAGGCCGGCCGCACCAGGGCAGCGGCGTTGAACCACCGGCGCACTGTGTCCTCGCCGGCCCGCAGGTTTTCCCGCCGCAGCAACGAGTCGCCGTCCAGGAGCAGCGCCGCCGCATAGCCGCCCTCGGCCACGGGTTCTGCACCTACGGTGGCTACTACCAATGATGCACCCGTGCCTACAGTGGCTTTGACTTGGTCGCCCGAGGACGTGATCACCGTTTTTCCCGGAAAACCGCGCCCCAGTTCCTCGGCCGTTCGCATCACTCCGGTAGCACCCTTGCGGAGCCTCCGGCCGCCGCAATGGGAGCAGCCCCAATTGAGTGCCGGGGTGGAGCACCAGCGGCACTGCGGAACCGCGGAACTGCCGCTGGCCAGCGCCAGCGGCCCTTGGCAGGTTCCGCACCTGGCCGGTTCACGGCAGGTTTCGCACACCAGTGAGGGCACATACCCTGCACGTGCCACTTGGACCAGGACGGGCCCGCGCTCGAGTCCTTCCTTGGCAGCACGCCAGGCAGCACCGGGCAGCCGGGCAATCCGGGCGAGCGGATCCCGAACCTGCTCGAAGCTGTCAGCAGTGTTCACCACCCGCGGGACCGCGCGGCGGACCACGCTCCGATCGGCCTCGACGGGAAGCACCCAGCCCGTCTCCACCAGCCGCTGGACTTCGGTACTCCGGGTGTGGCCAGCCAGGAGGCATGCCGCCCCTGCCTGTTCGGCGCGCAGGAGCAGGACCTCGCGGGCATGGGCATAGGGCGCGCGCTGCTCGATGTGGAGGTCGTCGCCGTCGTCCCAGCAAACAACGAGCCCCAGGTGCCTGACCGGGGCGTAGGCAGCCGACCTCGTGCCAATCGCCACACGTGCTGTGCCGGCAAGGAGGCGCAGGAAGTTCTGGTAGCGCGGAGTGGGTCCGTCCTCTGCCGTCAGGCGGGCTACGGCCTGCTCCGGCAGCACGCTCGTGAGCGCCTCCTCAAGCCGGGCCAGGTCGCGGTTATCCGGCACCACCACCAAGGCACCCCGGCCCGAAGAGAAGACAGCGGCCACTGCTTGGGCCACCAGTTGGGTCCAGCCTGCGGGGCCGGAGCCCCGAAGCGGATTGACTGCCGCCCGTGGCGCCCCGCCGTCGGCCAGGTGGCGGAGGAATGCCGGACCGTTGCGGTACTCAGCCCAGGCGCCATGCCCGGTAACGTCCGCGCCAGTGTTCATTGGCTGGCCGGCCGCCGCCTCCTCAGCCGCTGGTTCCTGCTTGGCCGCTGGTTCGGGGAGACCAGGGAAAGTTTTCTCCAGCCGGGCCACCCGGGGCGGGACTGCGACACGGAGGACATCGCTCAGCGTTCCGGCGTAGCGGGCAGCGACGGCGGTGGCGAGGTCGCGGATTTCCGGCGTCAGGACAGGAACCGGGGAGACAACCTTTGCCAGCGGCAGGAGCATGTGGCCGGCGTCGGACTCTGCCACCCGCTCCATAATGAAGCCGCTCAAATCCTGGCCGTTGAATTTGACCTTGACCCTGACCCCAGGCTGGGCCTCCCCGTCGAGAGTGGCCGGGACGCCGTAATCAAAGGGCCGGTCCAGGTGGGGCAGGGAGGACTCCACGAGCACACGGGCCACTGGCAGGTGGTCTGCCAACTGCGGGCCGGCCTGGTGTTTCCGGTCCGGGAAGCCCTGCAGCAGGGATGGCTGCACGCCTGAAGGCAGATCCAGTAACGGTTGTGCCGAATCATCAGCAACCACTGCGGCTACCTCCGTTCAGCATCGCCTGGGTGGACAGAGCCAGTACACCCGCAGGCACTGACATTCCTGCCTGCGGCATCACCCGCCGGCACAGGACCCGGGTTTCCCTAGGCGTTGAAGAATGCCTTCAGGTCATCCACGCGGTCCAGGCGCTCCCAGGTGAAGTCCGGATCGTCTCGGCCGAAGTGTCCGTGTGCGGCAGTCTTGGCGTAAATGGGCCGCTTCAGGTCCAGGGCGTCGATGATGGCGCGGGGCCGAAGGTCGAAAATCTCCGCGATGGCGGCGCTGATGCGTGCGGGATCCACCGTTTCGGTGCCGAAGGTTTCAACGTAGGTTCCCACGGGGCGGGCCTGGCCGATGGCGTAAGCAATCTGGATCTCCGCACGCTTGGCCAGTCCTGCTGCCACCACGTTTTTGGCAACCCACCGCATGGCGTAGGCAGCGGACCGGTCCACCTTGGACGGATCCTTGCCGGAGAAGGCACCGCCGCCGTGGCGGGCCATGCCGCCGTAGGTGTCTACGATGATCTTCCGGCCGGTGAGGCCGGCATCGCCCACGGGCCCGCCGATCACGAATTCACCGGCCGGGTTCAGGATGTTCGCCGCACGGGAAATGTCCAGGTTGGCCCCGGCCAGGACGGGTTCGATGACAATGGAGGCCAGATCCGCACGGAGCTGTTCCAGGCTTGCACCCTCAGCGTGCTGGCTGGAGATCACAACAGTTTCGACAGAGACGGGAAGGTCCTTGTCATAGCCCACAGTCACCTGGGTTTTGCCGTCCGGGCGCAGGTAGGGCAGCTGGCCTGACTTGCGAACTTCGGTGAGCCGCTCCGAGAGGCGGTGTGCGAGCCAGATGGGCGTGGGCATGTAGGACGGAGTCTCGTCGCTGGCGTAGCCGAACATCAGGCCCTGGTCGCCGGCGCCCTGGAGGTCGTAGTCGTCCTCCTGGCGTCCCTCACGGGCTTCAAGGGAGTTGAAGACTCCCCCGGCGATGTCGTTGGACTGCTGGCCGATGGACACGGAAACACCGCAGCGGGCACCGTCGAAGCCGTTGGCCGAGGAGTCGTAGCCGATGCCCAGGATGGTCTCGCGGACAATTTGCGGGATTTCGACGTAGGCGTCGGTGGTGACCTCGCCGGCCACGTGGACCAGGCCTGTCGTGGCCATGGTCTCCACGGCAACGCGGGATTCCGGGTCCTTGTCCAGCAGGGCGTCAAGAATGGCGTCACTGATCTGGTCGCAGATCTTGTCCGGATGGCCCTCGGTGACCGACTCGGAGGTGAAGAGCCGGAGCGCGGAGGGCGTGGCCGCGTGGGACTGGGGAAGGTGCAGCGGTAAAGTCACTCAACTACCTTACTGGTTGGAATCCGTAGGCCCCGCAGGAGAAGTCCTCGTACTAAGCGGACGTGGCCTGGAACACTCAGGCGCGGGGCGAAACGTGGTTCAGTTCGAAGCCGATCCGGCTGATGATGGCGGCCGAAACTTCCGTCTTGGTTCCGGCCGCCTCCTGTGGCTCGGCACCGGAACGGGACAGGATGACAACGGAATTGGTGTCCTGGCCGAAAACCTTGTCAGCGCCCACGTGGTTGACTACCAGCAGGTCGCAGCCTTTGCGCTGGAGCTTAGCTTCGGCGTACGCGCGGACATCGCCGTGGCTGTCCCCGGTTTCCGCGGCGAATCCGACGATCAGCTGCTGCCCCTCCCCGGATCCGGAGATGTTCCGGCGCTCCACAAGTTCATGCAGGATGTCCGGGTTGCGGACCAGCGTGATGACAGGATCGGCGGTATCGTCGCGCTTCTTGATTTTGGTGTGTGAGACCTCTGCCGGGCGGAAGTCGGCCACCGCAGCGGACATAATAACAACGTCGGAATCGGCAGCGGCTGCCAGCGCGGCCTCCCGCAGCTGCAGGGCGGTCTCCACATGCACCACTTCCACCCCGGCCGGCGGGGGAACTTCCATGTGGGCCGCGAGCAGCCGGACTGTTGCCCCGGCATTCCGTGCAGCGACGGCCAGCGCAACGCCCTGCTTGCCGGAGGACCGGTTGCCGAGGAACCGGACGGGATCCAGGGGTTCGCGGGTTCCGCCGGCGCTGATGGTGACGGTCCGGCCGGCCAGCGGCAACTGGTAGTCCGACTGCCCCTGGACCAGGGCCATGGCGGCGTCGAAAATCACTTCGGGTTCGGGCAGCCTGCCCGGTCCGGAGTCGGATCCCGTCAGCCGGCCGGTGGCGGGCTCAAGGACTGCTGCGCCGCGGCGGCGCAGGGTTTCGACGTTGGCGCGGGTGGCCGGGTGCTGCCACATTTCTGTGTGCATGGCAGGGGCGAACAGCACCGGACCGTGGGCCATCAGCAGGGTGTTGGTGAGGAGGTCGCCGGCTTGGCCGGTGGCTGCTTTGGCCAGGAGGTCGGCTGTGGCCGGGGCGATGACCACCAGGTCCGCTTCATGGCCCAGGCGGACGTGGTTGACCTGGTGGACGTCGTCGAAAACACTGTTGCTGACCGGGTTCCCGGACAACGCCTCCCAGGTGGCAGTTCCCACGAAGCGGGTGGCCGCCTCCGTGGGGATCACTGTGACGTGATGGCCGGCTTCAGTAAAAAGCCGGAGGAGCGATGCCACCTTGTAGGCGGCAATCCCTCCCCCGACTCCGAGGAC
This genomic interval from Arthrobacter sp. SLBN-100 contains the following:
- the coaBC gene encoding bifunctional phosphopantothenoylcysteine decarboxylase/phosphopantothenate--cysteine ligase CoaBC, with the protein product MRIVLGVGGGIAAYKVASLLRLFTEAGHHVTVIPTEAATRFVGTATWEALSGNPVSNSVFDDVHQVNHVRLGHEADLVVIAPATADLLAKAATGQAGDLLTNTLLMAHGPVLFAPAMHTEMWQHPATRANVETLRRRGAAVLEPATGRLTGSDSGPGRLPEPEVIFDAAMALVQGQSDYQLPLAGRTVTISAGGTREPLDPVRFLGNRSSGKQGVALAVAARNAGATVRLLAAHMEVPPPAGVEVVHVETALQLREAALAAAADSDVVIMSAAVADFRPAEVSHTKIKKRDDTADPVITLVRNPDILHELVERRNISGSGEGQQLIVGFAAETGDSHGDVRAYAEAKLQRKGCDLLVVNHVGADKVFGQDTNSVVILSRSGAEPQEAAGTKTEVSAAIISRIGFELNHVSPRA